In one window of Schistosoma haematobium chromosome 5, whole genome shotgun sequence DNA:
- the MEL-11_1 gene encoding Protein phosphatase 1, regulatory subunit, variant 2 (EggNog:ENOG410V5WP~COG:O,T), producing the protein MVLNTTTNTTASPSTLLSVQGQTEILQSATITTNFNQSTDQQSFITSSVHEERTLPSSDSGDFLSIDTNKPLEKPGKSLSPEKSPVVVASTTSISSDVNNDYPSFTSGNNNRMEKEVSDNIMKTTIPVSSYSSSSATSVQPGSTLRHSSRSPPLTIATNSVSRPISSSTSHLVPKLVESENTTDKICESDDLRESTTNKHKTGIVSIISTPQNKHPADEKSQTSVHNITTNKELSTSSTVTTTMAATSTIPSGTGRSITKIIAVKPRRSDPQKMNVDEKESVVSVNNTQSKLSSPVPELTTNRRISVVMAPTKSGETETQRSVKARYVRSTRRSTQGVSSEDVEQAKKLADKNINGGTVASDNSQPMNSIPTVDTSSSSDRTTSTDTSGVPNNKSIKLSHTSSACNRIYSENPTNLFRRLTDTELLRSRPNSETVAGSGDTFTGRSSARTDYSTNERETNDTRSSNHPSASTGRHVNFSGETNMNSSTYDGNARRSAYISQVRSVEHSQEVRIMCLCIYISICVCVIHELFWLNTLISN; encoded by the exons ATGGTATtgaatactactactaacactACCGCTTCTCCATCTACGTTATTATCTGTACAAGGACAAACGGAGATATTGCAATCCgccactattactactaatTTTAATCAATCAACTGATCAACAATCATTTATAACATCCTCTGTCCACGAGGAACGAACTTTACCGTCATCAG ACAGTGGAGATTTTCTATCGATCGATACTAATAAACCATTGGAAAAACCTGGGAAATCATTATCACCAGAGAAATCTCCTGTCGTGGTTGCTTCGACAACATCTATATCATCGGATGTGAATAATGACTATCCATCTTTTACCAGTGGTAATAATAATCGAATGGAAAAAGAAGTGTCAGATAATATTATGAAGACGACTATCCCTGTTTCTTCAtactcatcatcatcagcaaCATCCGTACAGCCAGGTAGTACACTTCGTCATTCATCACGATCTCCTCCTTTAACTATAGCTACTAATAGTGTATCCCGTCCTATTTCATCATCTACATCACATTTAGTTCCCAAATTGGTAGAATCAGAGAATACAACAGATAAAATATGTGAGAGTGATGATTTACGCGAAAGTACAACGAATAAACATAAAACCGGTATTGTAAGTATTATATCAACTCCACAAAATAAACATCCTGCTGATGAGAAATCACAAACTAGTGTACataatattactactaataaaGAATTATCAACCTCCTCAACTGTGACAACAACAATGGCTGCTACATCTACTATTCCATCAGGAACAGGACGATCAATTACGAAAATAATCGCTGTCAAACCTAGG CGAAGTGATCCACAAAAAATGAATGTTGATGAAAAGGAAAGTGTTGTATCCGTGAATAATACACAAAGTAAATTATCCAGTCCTGTTCCTGAGCTTACAACTAATCGACG AATATCTGTTGTAATGGCGCCAACAAAGTCCGGTGAAACAGAGACACAACGTAGTGTTAAAGCTCGTTATGTCCGATCTACTCGACGATCCACTCAAGGTGTTTCATCAGAAGATGTAGAACAGGCTAAAAAGTTAGCTGATAAAAATATCAACGGTGGTACTGTTGCTTCGGATAATTCCCAACCAATGAATTCTATTCCCACTGTTGATACATCGTCGTCATCAGATAGAACAACATCAACTGATACATCGGGAGTTCCAAATAATAAATCTATAAAGTTAAGTCATACTTCTTCAGCTTGTAATAGAATATATTCAGAAAATCCTACAAATCTTTTTCGTCGACTCACCGATACTGAATTATTGAGATCTCGACCTAATTCTGAAACTGTAGCAGGTAGTGGCGATACGTTTACTGGCAGATCATCTGCACGTACTGATTATTCAACTAATGAACGAGAAACTAATGATACTCGATCTTCAAATCATCCTTCT GCTTCAACTGGTCGTCATGTTAACTTCTCAGGTGAAACAAACATGAATTCTTCTACATATGATGGTAATGCACGACGGTCAGCTTATATTTCACAAGTACGATCTGTAGAGCATA GTCAAGAAGTGCGAATCATgtgtttatgtatatatatatctatatgtgtgtgtgtaataCACGAATTGTTCTGGCTTAATACATTAATTAGTAACTGA